TTCGACGGGGATCGCATTGCCATCGAGCGCGCGCGCCAGCGTCGTCGGATAATCGCGGGCCTGTGACATGAACCAACCGCGCTCTAGGATGCCGCGATAAATGGCCGCGTAGGTGTTCTTGGTCGCCTCGTAAGTTTTCAGGTAGGCCTCAAACGCCTTCGCGCGATCGGCCTGATTGTAGTTGGTCGCGAGGATCGACTGATATGCGCCCGGCGTGAGCGTGACTTCCTTGCCATCGGACAACGTGATCGTCGGAAATTTGATGTCCGAGGTGCTGAGCTCCGAATAAACGGAGCGCGGCGTCTCGTTGAAGCGCGTGGCGTAGGAGAGCAACTTCTCGCCCTTCTCGTCCAAGACATGTTGTTGCTGGCGGTAAGCGTCGAGAATCGGAAAGCGGTAGGGCGCGAGATCGGGCGTGGTATCGAGCCAGCCTCGCATCGTAGGTTCGGGAATCGCCAGCAACTCGGGGTTGAACCACGCGGTGGCCGTCCCGAATTTCGCGAAGAGCGATTGCACGCGTTGCAGACGGCCGGCGATTTCTTGGTTGCGCGTGTCGGTGTCGCGCTGGAGTTGGGGATAACGGAAGACGCGATACTGAATGATGCCAATTTCGTCATAGAGCCGATAAGCGTGCAGGATCGCGGCGGCGCCGTCCTTGAGCGTGCCTTTGAGTGCGGCAAACGCCTCCATCTTTGCCTCCATGTCTTTCATGCCCTGCTCCCAGGCGGTCCAGTCGGCGTAGATCGGGGCAAAGTCCCATTTGTAGCCGGCGGCAATCTCGGCGCGGTTGCGGGTCGTGGGTTTGGTATCGGCGAGAGCGTGGGTCATCAGAAAAAGGGAGGCGGTTGCGAGAGTGAATGAGCGCACAAAGGAAGGGGAGAAAAGGCCGTTCATTCCCGCCACTAATAATGCTTTCATCGCTTGCGTCGAGCCGCCCTCCGCAAAAGGTGGGAAACATTATTTATGCTGCGCGCACTCATATTTGATTTTGACGGGCTCTTGGTGGACACCGAAACCGTGCTCATCGATGCATGGGTTCAGCTACACGATGAAGATGGGCTCAAGGCCGACCGCGGCATTCTGCACCACATCGTCGGCCACACCGATGTCGTGCACGACTACTGGACCGCCTACGCCCCAGATATCGACCGCGCCACGCTGGAAGAACGTTATCGCACAACCGCACGACAACTCACGCTCGCCGCTCCGCCCCTGCCCGGTGCGCTCGCTTTGCTCAACGCCGCCCGCGATGCCGGCCTCAAGATCGGCCTCGCTTCCAACTCCACTCACGCTCACGTCGAGGGCCACCTCGCGCATCGCGGCATGCTAAAGCTTTTTGATTTCATCGCGTGTCGCGACGATGTCGCCATCGGCAAACCCGAGCCCGACGTCTACCTCGCCGCTTTGCGCGGACTAGGCGTGGATGCGAACGAGGCCGTCGCTTTCGAAGACTCGGTGCCCGGCCATGTCGCCGCCCATCGCGCCGGTCTGCGCGTCGTCGTCGTGCCGAACCCTTCGACGCGTCACTGCGAATTCCCGTATGGGGGTATCATACTCGAATCACTCGCCGATATTTCGCTGAAAAGCCTGACAGATATTCTCAACCGCGACTCGCAGGGTCGGTAAACACATAGCCCCGGGCCAGCCCTGTGTAAGCGGAAACCTGCGCCCGCTCCCACGCCGCATCGCGACCCAGTTCGCGTGCGAGCAACCCGGCCACCACCGGCGCGGCCTCGATCGAGGCACATGCATTGAGCAACAAGGCGCGCGTCCGCCGCGCCAGCACATCTTCCACCGTGCGCGCCATTTCGCGCCTCGCGTGCCAGACCACCTCGACCTTGCGAAATGAAAACGCCGGATGCACCCGCTCGCTCAACTCCGTCTCTGCGCCAGCCAACTCGTGGATCGCGGCCGCATCGGAACCATAAACATCTGACGCCGACTCCATCCAACCGTGCACCTTCAAATCCGCCGTGTGGCTTTCGCGTCGGGGCCAGCCCGCCGACACTTCCGCGTGATTGATGACGTCTTCGCCCATCTTGCGATAAGTTGTCCACTTCCCGCCGGTGATGGTCAGCAATCCGCCCGCACTGTTCACAATAGTGTGATCGCGTGATAACGAAGCGGTGCGCCCCGTGCCCGCCATCTTCACCAGCGGCCGTAGTCCTGCATACACACTGAGCACGTCCGCGTCTGATGGATCCGTCGTGAGATACTTGCGGGCGTGCTCCATGACAAATGCCCGCTCTTCATCCAGTGCGCGCGGTTCAATCGAGGCATGAGGCACTGGCGTATCCGTCGTGCCCACGATCACGCAATCATGCCACGGCACCGCAAACAACACGCGCCCGTCAGCAGTCTTCGGCACCATCAACGCCGCTTCTCCCGGCAAAAACCGGCGAGGCAAAACCACGTGAATGCCTTGGCTCGCCGTTACCAGGGGCACCGCCGCAGCCTCATCCAGTTTCCTCAGTTCATCGACAAACACACCCGTCGCATTGATGATGATTCGGGCGTTCACCGTGAACTCCGCACCGGTTTCTTCATCGCACACCTCAACTCCGGTAATCCGTCCCGACTCCTTAATAAAACCGGTGCACGCACAATAATTCACCAGCACCGCGCCTTGATCAGCCGCCGTCTGCGCCAGATTGATCGCCAGTCGCGCATCATCGAACTGGCCGTCATGATAAACGACCCCGCCCACCAATCCCGCAGGCTCCACCGTGGGCAGGAGCCGCAACGCTTCCGCGCGATCCACCCGGCGCGAAGCCCCCAGATTCAGCTCGCCCGCCAGACAATCGTAAGCGGTGAGTCCGGTGCCATAGAAAAACCGGTTCCATCGCGTATAGCTTGGAATCACGAACGCCTGATTACGCGCCAGATGCGGCGCGTTGCGCAAAAGCCGGCCGCGTTCCCGCAACGCATCGCGCACAAGCGAAATGTTGCCCTGCTTCAAATAACGCACGCCTCCGTGCACCAGCTTGGTTGATCGGCTGGAGGTGCCTTTCGCGAAATCACTCCGCTCGATCAACGCAACCCGGTAACCACGTGTCGCCGCCTCGACTGCCGCGCCCAAGCCCGTCGCTCCTCCACCGATAATGAGAACATCAAACGCATCCGTCGCGCGCAGTTGATCGAGCATCGGTGCGCGTTGCATGATCAAGCCTCCGCCAGTTGATTCCGCAACCAGCCAGGGCGGTCGGTCGTGATGCTCACCACCCCCGCTTGCGCGAGTTCACAGGCACGGCGCGGGTCGTTCACCGTCCACACATGCAACTGCAATCCATGCGTCCGCAGCCGGTCAACCAGCCGCGCATCGATCGCCCAGCCGGCGCTCACATCGAGCCCATCAAAGCCGCTGACCTGGCACAATGCGATCCACTCGGGCAGCCGCTCGGGCGCACCTTCAGGCGTATCCAACAACAGCAGTGCGCGGCAACCAGGTAGCGCGTGTTTTGCATCCAGCAGCGCAGTCGCATCAAAGCTGATCAACACCATGGCCGACGCCGCGAGGGCAGAACGTTCCGCCACTTTCTTCAAGGCCGGCACGAGCCCGGGCGTTTCCTTGAGTTCGATGAAAATCTTCTTCCCCGCCGGCACCGTGGCCAGCACCGCGGCCAGCGTCGGCACGCGTTCGCCCCGATAGGCCGCCGCTTTCCAGATGCCCGCATCGAGCCCCTGAATGTCGGCAAGCGTCAGTTCATCCACCCGCGCATCGCGTCCAGTCGTCCGCAAAAGCGTGGGGTCATGGATCGCCACCACTTCGCCGTCCTGCGTGAGGTGCACATCGATCTCCACAGCATCGGCATTTTGCGCCCAGCCCAAATTGACAGACGCCAGCGTATTTTCCGGGGCCTCGTGCGAGGCGCCGCGATGCGCAACAATTTCAACCGTGGAGTTCATTATACGGCCAGACACCAACGGCTCAAAAAAGTCCGCCTTGGCGCAACGCATCGCGTTTTTCTCCATCCAACGTGCTCATTTCCAGCAACCACCCGCAGGTTTGTGTCGCCAGTGCGGGCTCCTCCGCGAGTCGCGCGAGCAGCAATGCCCCGGCAAGCGCGTCATACAACGCGCAGTGGTAATGACGTCGGTCCGCCGGACAATGCGTGGCTGCGAGCGCATCGAGGCGTGGCTGCAACGCAAAGGCCGCCACCACGTCGGCCAGTTTCGCCGACGCGAGCGATGGATAAAATTGCGGATACAACCGTCCCGTATCCACCCACGGCCCCCAGTCGGTCGCGACCGCCCCCGGACGCGCGAAATCCGGCGAGGTGCGCGGATAAGGCCAGACGGATTTGATCAACGTATTTTCAGCGTTGGCAAAATGCGCGGCCAGCGGAGCAGTTTCCCGCCAGTGCGCGAACTTCTCGAAATCATCGGAGAACGGCGCGTGCCCCGCAACCGTCGCGGCATCTAGCCCGTGAACCGCCGCATCTTCCGTGCGCACGCGTCCCGTCGCCCTGCACAGCCGTGTGTGCGTTTCCAGGATCTCAGCCCCTCGCAAAGTAACCACGCCGTATTCGAGGATGCCGGACGCGATGCTTCCCTCAAAATCCACAAAATGAATGAGCTGGTCGGTCCAAGACATCGTGGATCAAGAAACACACGAACCACCCGAAATCCAAACATTACTCCACATCGCCCGCCTACCTGCCCTCGGCATCGGGAGGCTTTTTTCGTGTGTTTCGCACGTTTCGTGGTTTCTAAGACATCGTGGATCTTACGCCTTACCGCACGTTTTTGAATGAACTCGCCATCCAAAGCGGGGAATTCATCCGTCCCTACTTTGCCAATCCCGCGCTGGCGGTAGAAATCAAGTCCGACGACTCACCCGTCACCGCCGCCGACAAAGGCGCGGAGCAACTCCTGCGCGCGTTGATCGCCAAAAAATTCCCCTCGCATGGCATCATCGGCGAAGAGTTCGGCGAAGACCGGCCCGATGCCGAGTTCACTTGGGTCCTCGACCCGATCGACGGCACGAAGTCCTTCATCACCGGCGTGCCGCTCTGGGGCACTCTCATCGCGCTTTTGCACAACGGCCAACCGGTGCTCGGCGCCATCCACCAGCCGATTCTCAATCAGCTGATGATCGGCGACAACACGACCACCACGCTCAACGGCCGGCCCGTGCGCGTGCGTGACTGCGCCCGTATCGAAGAAGCCACTCTGCTCACCAGCGATATCTACAACCCCGCCAAATACCAGAATGGGGCCGCCTACGAGGCCTTCGCCCGCCGGGCACGCATCACCCGCACCTGGGCGGATTGCTACGGCTACCTGTTGTTGTCGGCCGGCTTTGCCGACATCGCGGTCGATCCGATCATGAATCTCTGGGATCTCGCCGCCGTGGTGCCCGTGGTGCGCGGCGCCGGCGGCGTCATCACCGACTGGCAGGGCGGCGATCCGATGAAAGGCACCTCGACCGTCGCCACCTGCCCGTCGCTTCATGCCGCGACGATCGCGGCCCTCAATCCCTGATCACGGGCTCACCACCGGCGTAGCCTGCGCGGCAGCTTCGGCGGCGGCTGCTTTCTTTTTTGCAGCCTGCTGCTTCGTAAACTCGGCCGTCATCGGGCCGATTTTGGCCATGCCCGCCATCATGCGCGGCATCATGACTTCCATGGTCTTTTTTTGCACGTCCGGCTGCTTGTCGATCATCGCCTGACCGGCCGGTGTGCCGTAAAAATCGCCCAGTCCCTTCAACTCGGACTTGGTGAAGACGTCGCTGTAGATTTGCGCGATCTCGATCTTCATTTCCTCCGGCTTCATCTCCGCAAAAATCATATCCATGACCTTGGCTTGGAACTCGGCCACATCCGCCGAATCGGCGCCTTTCATTTTTCCGGTCATGGACTTCGTCATTTCGATGACAGACCTCTTTTGCTGTTCGATGATTTTCCCGAACATTTCCTCGAACTTCATTTTATTCAAAACCTCTTCAGCATCGGCCAGCGTCGCCTTGGTGTCGGCTGCGCCGATAGTGCTCGATGAGAGTTTCAAAACCGTTTCGCGTCCGTCTTTGACCAACACGATGGCATCTTGAGCTGCGCGGTATTCGCTCAGCGTCCAGCCGGAAAACTTGCCGCCCACGCCGATCCAAGCCGTATCACCGCCAGGAATCGCCAAGGCGAACCGTCGGTCCGTCCCGGTGGCGAGCATGCCCCTCAACTCGGGGATCACTGGTTCTGCCGCTGACAACGCGGAGACTAACCCTAAAAAGCAAAACAAGGCGCGCCAACGGGGTAGTTTTGACATGAAACCACCGTGAATTACGCCTAAAAGAAAGCAATCCGGCGCATCCCGTGCCGTCGCACAGGCTCGCTCCGTGATTAATTCGCATCAAATCCACCAAGGACTTGCATCAAGCCAATCCAATTCTTTTTCATAGGGATAGCTTATTTTATCCGCCCGCCGCCATGAACCCTTCTTCCTGCTCGATCATTTTCAAAGCCTTGGCACTCGCCGCCCTGTTGACAGCCTTCACAGCCCACGCCGAGAGCTTCACGCTGAACGACAAGCAAGGCCGCTCCATCAAAGCCGATGTGATCGAAGTCACCGGCGATCAGGTGAAAATCAAACGTGACGACGGCCAGACGTTTAATGTTTCGCTCTCCACACTCGCCGCAGACGATCAGACAAAACTGAAGGCTTGGGCTGAGAAGGAATCCAAAAAATCGCTACCTCCCGGCGCACTTCAAGTGGAACTGAGCCGAGGCAATTTCAAAACCATCAAGGTTGACAGCGATGTCACCCTGGTCGGGGGAGAGATCGTCAAAAACGGCCGCACGACCACCGAAGAGAAATGGGGTTATGCCGTCACGATCATCAACAAGACCTCAAAGCCCATCGACAACCTGCGGACGGAATACCGGCTTTTTGCGACTGTGGACAACGTCCATGTGAAGGAAAAAGAAGGCCTGAAAAAGAAAGCCTACCAGAGCCAGATTGAAAACATCCCGGAGCTTGGCCGCACCGTCTTCCGCACGGAAACAATCTCCGCCTTGAAAATGAAATACAACGGCAACATCGTCTCGGCAAAGACCGGTGACAGCAACAGCCGCGAAACCCTCACTGGCATCTGGATGCGCATTTATCTTGGTGACGAGCTCGTCTACGAAGCTGCCATGCCGGAAAAATTACGCACCACTGAAAAATGGTGAGCCAGACATCCTGAGACTATGTATATCCGGCGCTTATCCCTCGTTGCACTGGCCGCTGTTCTCACCAGCTCGCTCTTTGCTGAAATCTTCACCCTAACCGACAAGCAGGGTCGGTCGATCACGGCCGACGTGTTGTCCGTGGAAGACGATAAAGCGCGGATCAAGCGCTCCGACGGACAACAATTTGACCTGTCGCTCTCGCTGCTCACCGATGAAGATCAGAAAAAACTGAATGAGTGGGATGCCCTAGAAGATGCGAAGCCCAAGCCGATTCCGGCCAACGCCATCGAAGTCATCACCAGCCGCGCAAAGTTCAGCTCCAACAAAGTCGAAACAACCGAGACCTATCAGGAACAGGTATTCCGCAGTGACGGAATGGGAGGCGGGAGAACCGTCATGGAGACCCGCACCCGTATCCTCGTCACCACTACGGAACAATGGGGCTACAGTGTCACCGTGACCAATCGGCTGCTCGGCCCTCTCACGGGGCTTCGCGCCGAATACGCGCTGTTTACCAACAGCAATAACCCCACTCGCGGCGCTTCAGGCCCCTTGGCTATCGGCACGCTCAAGAGTCGCGGCAATATCATTCTCAAAACCACCTCTGTTCCGCTCGTTAAGTCCGCCTACAAAGGCACCAGTCCCAAACCGGCCGGTGGACAGCTTTATGGTATCTGGGTGCGGGTTTATCGAGGTGACGAACTCATCCACGAAAGTTCTTCCCCTGACACGCTCCGAACCAAAGCGACTTGGTAATTCCAGATAGCTAGACGGGGCTGAGACGCGGCCAACCATCACGCACACCTCACGCACCCGTCTTTACTTTCAACAAACTGCACAAAAAACGGCGTCCTTTCGGCACGCCGTTTTTTTGTGCGCCTGAACGCAGGAAAGCAAAAAGATCCGATCGTTTAGCGACTAGCTTTCTTCGATGATTTTTTCACCGGAGCGGCTTTGTAGTCAGCCGTCACGACCGAGGAAAAACCACCGCGCGCCTTGAAGTCGGCGATGATCGTGAGCGAACGCGGCTTGAGCACTTTGCCGAGGTCATCGCAGATCTTGTTGGTCGCACCCTCGAAGAAGATGCCTTCGTTGCGATAGGCGTGAAAATAGAGCTTCAGCGACTTCAGCTCGACGCAGGTTTTATCAGCCACGTAGCGCACCGTGATGGTCGCGAAATCAGGATGCCCCGTCATCGGGCACATCGACGTGAATTCGTGATGCGTATGCGCGATGATAAAATCGCGATGCGGTGCGGGATTCGGAAAGGTTTCGAGGATCTTCAGGTCGGCCATGGTCGGAAGACAGAATACAGAGGACGGTAAACGGCAAGACGAAGCAAAATTTCCATCCGTCTACCGTCTTTTCTGTCCTCCGTTCTCAGTCCTCTGCCCTCTGTATTCTGTCCTCCGTCCTCCGTATTCCGTCCTCCGCCTTAAGTCGCCGTCTCCGTAAAGCGCGACTCACGGATCACCGTGACCTTGATCGTGCTCGGATACTGCAGCTCCGACTCGATGCGCAGGCGAAGTTCCTTGGCGATGTCATGCGCCTGTTCGTCAGTGACACTCTGCGGGTTGACTACCACGCGGACCTCACGACCCGCCTGAATGGCGTAGGCTTGATGCACGCCGTGGATGGACATCGCCAGTTTCTCCAGGCGATCGAGACGCTGGATGTAGCCGGTCATCGACTCGGCGCGTGCGCCCGGGCGCACGGCGGAAACCGTGTCGGCCAGAATCACCAGGCCCGCGTAAACCGTCTCGGGCTTCACCTCTTCATGGTGCGCGGCAATCGCGTTCACCACAATCGGGGTCTCGCCATAACGCTTCACCAAGGCCGCACCGATGGAGGCGTGGCTGCCCTCATAGTCGCCCTCGACCGCCTTGCCGATGTCATGCAACAGGCCGGCGCGTTTCGCGAGATTCGGATCGAGCCCGGTCTCACTGGCCAGCATCGAACAGAGGAACCCCACCTCGATGGAGTGATCCAGAGCGTTCTGCGTGTAAGAGAAACGGTATTTGAGGCGGCCGAGCACCTTGATGATTTCGGGATGCAGGCCGTTGATACCGAGCTTTTGCAGCGCATCTTCACCGGACTGCTGGACGTTGAGCTCAACGTCTTCCTTGGCGCGGGCGTAAAACTCTTCAATGGATGCCGGGTGAATGCGACCGTCTTTGACCAACCCTTCCAAGGCGATGCGGGCGATTTCACGGCGCACGGGATCAAAGGACGAGATGAGCACCATCTGCGGTGATTCATCGATCAGCAGCGTCACCCCCGTGGTGGCCTCGAAGGACTTAATGTTGCGACCTTCGCGGCCGATGATGCGGCCCTTCATCTCCTCGCTGGGCAACTGCACGATCGTTGCCGTGATGTCGTTGTTGGGCTTCGAGGCGAGCCGCTGCATCGCGGTGATCAGGATGCGCTTGGCCTCGTTGTTCAGATCCTGTTCCGAACGATCCAGAATCTGGTGGCGCATCGCGCGCAACTCGTCCTGACACTCCAGCTGAACTTCTTCGCGGAGGGCTCGCTTGATCTCCTCGGCATCCATCTGGGAAACGCCTTCAAGGCGTTTGCGGAGGGACTTCGAAAGGGTGCGGATGGCGTCGCGGGCCTGTGTGATGGCGGAGTTTTCGCGGGCGAGGCGCTCGGCCTTTTGCTCCATTTGGTAATCGAGCAGACCCAGGGATTCCTCGTGCGCGCGGATTTCGCGCAACTTCACTTCACTCTCGATTTCGCGACGGTCGAGTTCGCGGTTCACCTCGGCCCGCTTGGCCACAAGTTCCTCCTCGGCGTGTTGCTTGATCTCTTGGGTGGCCACGGCGGCTTCGCGACGGGCGACCTCCATCATCTCGGCGGCGCGGTCAACGGCGGAGGTGCGCGTGTGCCGGGTGATCAACCACACGGCCAGGAAACCGGCGCTCACGCCGATGGTAATCGCCGCCGCAAGCGTCCACCACGTCGGGTCGGCTGCGGCCAGTAGGTTAACGTAAATATCGGGACCGGCTGAATTCAAGGAAGCCGGATGGTGCGGGTCAGCGGCCAAAGTTCAACCCCGCAATGCCAATGCGTCTCAGCACCGCCGGCATGCCGGTTCGCGTGTCGGGGTGGCCTTGATCGGCCTGTTTTCGGAAAACCGCCTTCCAGACCTTTCGTCCACCACCTACGGCACCGTTGCTTCGCCCGTTTCCGCATGACCACGGTTTTACGGGTAAACCTCGGGCACAATTGTGACCTGCCCCTGTTTAGGATGCCCATAGGGCACCCCTTTTTTCATGCACCAAGGCCTTATCATCCTCGATTCGCACGCCTACGAACGGATCTATGGGCAGGAGCATCTGGAGGCGATCTCCAGTCGCGTGCGCCTGCTGGCCAAACCCATGACCCGGGACGAAGCCCTCAGCCGCCCGGATCTGTTGGCGCAGGCGGATGTTATTTTTTCCGGATGGGGGGCGCCCAAGATGGATGTCGCCTTTCTCGCGACGGCACAGCGGTTGAAGGCCGTGTTTTATGGCGCGGGCAGCATTCGCTACTTCACCAGCGACGAGTTCTGGGCGCGCGACATCGCCGTCTCCAGCGCCTATGCGATGAACGCCGTGCCCGTGGCCGAATATACGCTGGCGACCATTCTGCTCAGCCTGAAAAACTACTGGTTTCACGCCGGCGAGATCAAACGCCTCGGCCGCCTCACCGAACGCATCCCCTGCGCCGGCGCCTACGGCAGCAAGATCGGACTCATCTCCCTCGGCATGATTGGACGCCTGGTCCGTGACCGTCTGCGCGCCTTCGATCTGGAGGTCCTGGCCTATGATCCCTACGTGACCTCCGACGAGGCCGACCGTCTCGGCGTCGAACTGGTTTCACTCGATGATATTTTCCGTCAATGCGACGTGGTCAGCTTGCACACGCCTTGGCTCAAGGAAACCGAGGGCATGATCCAAGGCCGCCACTTCGAACTGATGAAACCTCGAGCCAGCTTCATCAACACCGCCCGCGGCGCGGTCATTCGCGAAAACGAGATGTGCGAGGTGCTGCAACGCCGCCCCGATCTCACCGCCTTGCTCGACGTCATCTGGCCTGAGCCCCCCGCTCCAGACTCCCTGTTGTTTTCCCTGCCCAACATCATCCTCACTCCGCACATCGCCGGCTCGCGGGATCGTGAATGCCGGCGCATGGGCCGCCTGATGATCGATGAATTCGACCGCTGGAACCGCGGCGAAAAACTTCAGTGGGCCATCTCCGAGGAAAAATCCCTCACCCTCGCTTGAGCCGGACAGCCCCGCGCACCGTGCCCGCGGATCGTTGACAGGACCCCGACCGCAACCAGCCTCGCCTCAACGTCACCCCACGCCATGTCCTCAAACAACCCCAGCACCGCTCTCACCATGAGCGAACTGGCCAAGGTCGCCGGGGTCTCGAAGATGACCGTCTCCCTCGCCCTGCGGGGTAACGAAAAAATCTCAGCCGCCACCCGCGAACGCATCCGCGCCCTCGCCGATAAAATGGGCTACCGGCCGAATCCGCTCGTGCAGACGCTCATGGCCAACCTGCGCTCCTCGCGCCCCGCCAACTATCACTCGACCATCGCCTGGGTCACCGCCTTCCCCACCCGTGACGGCTGGTCCAAGCACTGGGTGCATAAACTTTATCATCAAGGCGCCGTCGCCCGCGCCGCCGCCCTCGGCTACAAGATCGAAACCTTCTGGGCCCTCGCCCCGCGCATGAACGGCGCCGCACTCACCCGCATGCTCCGTGCGCGCGGCATCCGTGGTCTGGTCATCCCCCCGGTCGCCGATCCCGGCACTCGTCTCGATATCGACTGGGCGCATTTTTCCTGCGCGACCATCGGCTACAGCTTCACCGAGCCCCGCCTCCACCGCGCCGCGGCGAACCTTCGCGAAGGCATGACGCGCGCCCTCACCGAATGTCTCCAACGCGGCTTTAAACGCATCGGTTTCGCCCTTCCCGCCAACACCGATGCCCGCGTGAACCACAGCTGGCTGGCCGGCTACCTCGCCTGGCAGCAGTTCATCCCCGCCAAAGACCGCCTGCCTGTGCTGCTCGCCCCGGACCGGCTCGAAGACCTGCTGCCCAAATGGCTCGGCGCGCACCGCCCCGATGTCATCATCAGCCCGAATTTCGAGTTCCTCAAATGGTTGCCTTCGCTGGGTAAACGCATCCCTGAAGACATCAGTCTGGTCACCCTTAGTTATCCCGACGCCGAAGATGCCTCCATCGCGCACATCAGCGGAATCAATCAAAACAACGTCACCATCGGCGAAGCCGCCGTGGATCTGGTCGTATCACAACTCCAGCACAACGACGCCGGCATTCCCGCCCACCCCCGCGTCATGCTGATCGACGGCTTCTGGAACGAAGGCGCCACCCTCGCGACCACAGCCAAAGAACCGGCTGTGCGTCTGATCAAGCCCGCAGGTCGCAAGCGCACCAAAAACAATGCACTCTGAGTAACGTGCTCAGACTGCGTAAGCGCGCCGTTTGCGCCGCGCCGCCACCCAACCCAGCGAAAGCGCACCGACGAACGCCGCATAAGTCGTCGGCTCGGGAATGGCGGAAATGGCCAGAAAGCCGTTGGAATCGATCGTCGCCGCCAGACCGTTGATGGTGATCTGTCCAAGTTGCGTCACCGTGAGGCCGTTGGAATTCGTGCCGATCTTGATACTGTCCACGCCAGCGTCGAAATTGATAAAGCTCAGGCCAATGGATGGGTCCCACGCCACGCCACTGCTGTCACTGAAAACCAACGCCGATGCAGCAGATCCGAGATCAATGACCGAGGCAGCGGTCAAGACGCTGAGCGTCCCCAATGTCTCGCTGAAACCGGCGGTCGCAAACGTGCCGCCCGACATGACCAGATTGCTGGCATCGGCGATACGATTGTTATTCCCCAAGGTCAGCGTGCCGGAAGAAACCGTGGTCGCGCCCGTGTAGGAATTATTGCCGAGCATGTTCACGTTGTAGGAACCGCTCACGGTGATTCCGCCCAGACCGGAAACGATTCCCGTGCCGGTGTTGCCCAAAGTAATGGTATTCGTGCCGGCTCCGTTGAACGTGATCCCCGCGTTGTTGGTGATGATGCTCGAGATGATCGTCGAGTT
This portion of the Rariglobus hedericola genome encodes:
- a CDS encoding hydroxyacid dehydrogenase, giving the protein MHQGLIILDSHAYERIYGQEHLEAISSRVRLLAKPMTRDEALSRPDLLAQADVIFSGWGAPKMDVAFLATAQRLKAVFYGAGSIRYFTSDEFWARDIAVSSAYAMNAVPVAEYTLATILLSLKNYWFHAGEIKRLGRLTERIPCAGAYGSKIGLISLGMIGRLVRDRLRAFDLEVLAYDPYVTSDEADRLGVELVSLDDIFRQCDVVSLHTPWLKETEGMIQGRHFELMKPRASFINTARGAVIRENEMCEVLQRRPDLTALLDVIWPEPPAPDSLLFSLPNIILTPHIAGSRDRECRRMGRLMIDEFDRWNRGEKLQWAISEEKSLTLA
- a CDS encoding PEP-CTERM sorting domain-containing protein (PEP-CTERM proteins occur, often in large numbers, in the proteomes of bacteria that also encode an exosortase, a predicted intramembrane cysteine proteinase. The presence of a PEP-CTERM domain at a protein's C-terminus predicts cleavage within the sorting domain, followed by covalent anchoring to some some component of the (usually Gram-negative) cell surface. Many PEP-CTERM proteins exhibit an unusual sequence composition that includes large numbers of potential glycosylation sites. Expression of one such protein has been shown restore the ability of a bacterium to form floc, a type of biofilm.); this encodes MKALNTPLISSVAFVLPAIAMSLALLVTPSAQATDYTYTATGVTNWSAGAWTSATPSSSLDNELFFTAATGQRMVTTNNLGAGFQLNKLSINNTSSNSNGQNFSVAGNSLDFVKNSSNALPTIVLAKSNNSAGTTTISVAFTVTDALTVTSTVNTSSPNANSTIISSIITNNAGITFNGAGTNTITLGNTGTGIVSGLGGITVSGSYNVNMLGNNSYTGATTVSSGTLTLGNNNRIADASNLVMSGGTFATAGFSETLGTLSVLTAASVIDLGSAASALVFSDSSGVAWDPSIGLSFINFDAGVDSIKIGTNSNGLTVTQLGQITINGLAATIDSNGFLAISAIPEPTTYAAFVGALSLGWVAARRKRRAYAV
- a CDS encoding LacI family DNA-binding transcriptional regulator — encoded protein: MSSNNPSTALTMSELAKVAGVSKMTVSLALRGNEKISAATRERIRALADKMGYRPNPLVQTLMANLRSSRPANYHSTIAWVTAFPTRDGWSKHWVHKLYHQGAVARAAALGYKIETFWALAPRMNGAALTRMLRARGIRGLVIPPVADPGTRLDIDWAHFSCATIGYSFTEPRLHRAAANLREGMTRALTECLQRGFKRIGFALPANTDARVNHSWLAGYLAWQQFIPAKDRLPVLLAPDRLEDLLPKWLGAHRPDVIISPNFEFLKWLPSLGKRIPEDISLVTLSYPDAEDASIAHISGINQNNVTIGEAAVDLVVSQLQHNDAGIPAHPRVMLIDGFWNEGATLATTAKEPAVRLIKPAGRKRTKNNAL